In Aptenodytes patagonicus chromosome 9, bAptPat1.pri.cur, whole genome shotgun sequence, the DNA window TAGGACATGAAACACAGGTAATATTCCCCGCTGATCAAAACAGGTCCAAAGTCCTGCTACTGCTGCTAAAAGGTTAGCTCCTAATCACATTGCCCAGCACTTCTAACGCTTGCTCTTTACAGCAGCACCGTTTGGACCAGAACAGGGTCCCGAAGCACccagtgtgcacacacacacagagctgggcACAATGCACCGAACGGGGTTGGTCTGCACCTTCCTCTGAACATCTGGTACAGGGGGCCACCGACAACACACCCCTCTACACCATTTTCTCTCTAATGTATGTAGCACCTACCACCACAATTGGGGGGTTTTTCAGTTATTATGGTGTGCCTCATTTCCAGGGAGAACACAAGTTACAGCCCTTGCCAGGTTTCAGATGGTCCAAATGCAAGGGTGGGGCAAACCACAGCACTTAAAAGTAAACTGGgacctcctcctcattctctgaAAATGCCCAGGTATGTTTTTAGCAAAACTAGAACAATTATTTTCCCTGAAAGATtcacagaggaaagcagaaattatCACGGTAGTTTCTCTGGAAGCTGACTGATAGCAACTGCTAACAAGACACGTCCTCTGTATCAATAGCCTATGAAATATTACTTGAAACAGTAAGATACTTGCAATTGATTGCATAAAGTGGTCAAATACCCCAGTTATACCTTAAGATTTGGTAACATTAATCCAAAGAATGAATTAGCATTTATAGCTAACTGGAGAAAAAGGTTGGAGTTTCCCTCACTTTTGGGTGACCCCAACTTCTATTATCCTATTTCAGGAGGAAAAGACCCTGAAAGAGACAACTTGTACAGCGATATTTTGCAGaatggaattttcttttaaaaaaaaataatcaccattCAAACTCctacttttcattttattctctgaCATGTGACACCAGGAAAGTCTTGTGTATAATCTTAAGAGTCAAGAAATcagcagaaaaatcagtttacaaaggacaggagaagaaaacaggaggagCTCCTCACTGGGAGGCTTCTAGCCTCAATTAGAGACAGAATTGTCATACTTCCGCGGCCCTGCTAATAACTGGGTGCCTCATGGTTTGGTGTATCTGTCCTCCAGACTCCAGCAGCCCCAGTTTTCACTGGTGTGCTATTATCTTTATTTACAGATGAAGAACGAAGCGGACAGGCTATAATTACCCCAAAGGTACAGTGGGAGTCTGTGGATGAATTAAGGCTTGACCTCCCgttccctgctcccagcaccagccccGTGTCCAGTGACCCAGTACGCTTCTCTTGACTGGATAATGGCTGGGAGGAGGtaaaagccaaagaaaacctTCCACCCAGAGAAGTTTCAGACAAATAGTCCCTTTAGCATATAGGCCAGCAATGCCCAGAGGTCCCCATTCATATCACTACTCTGATGGCACCAAGGATGGCAGGAGGTGGCCTGTTGTAACTTTGAGGCTGGGAACTAGATGAAGGCAAGACCCAAcaagtattttaagaaaacatgtGGAAATCTGAATTATCCATGTGTTCAGTAGCTGGTTATATATACATGTAAAGCCTATCAGCTTTGCAAACTCAACCTGCCTTGCCAAACTCAACCATGCTAAAAATATgtttcccaaaaaaaccctaccccacTATAGATAGCACTAAATATAGGCCTTAATTCAAGATTTTCCTAACACCTCGTggttattaaaaatatgaaaatctgaACAGCTTGGAGATAGGCTTTAGAGGTTTTGCCTCCACTAAAAATAAGATGATTGTCAGACACAACCATATTAAAAGCCATAAATACACAGAATCTTCATTCTGCAATTAAATCTTAACCTCGCTACAGACAGGAGTATAGTGTTCTTTTGGCAACGGCAGGATTTAGAAAGTAAAGTACTATTTCTTAATTTGGAAGGACTATGAATTCTTTTGTAAGCACAACTACCAGCAGTAGGCTGAGACACAACCCAGTTTACTGCCAATAACCCGGAGATGAAGAGAGCTCTGACGATCAGCTCTCAGAAACAGCCTTTTCCTGGCTAGTGTCATTCAacagagcagggagggaaaagaCAAATCGACTCAGCAGTCCCATTTCTGCAGCTGCTCCCAAAATGTTCTGTAGCAGAGAGACCATAAAACAACCTCAAGCTAACGGTCACTATGAGAACTTGTTGCACATCACTTGCAATTTCTCATCAAACACAGACAAAGAAAGTTGCTGTATCTTCCTCTCCTGAAAAGGCACTTGCAGCTGCTGCACTAAAGTAAAACACCAAACCTGTGGGAGGATCTGAGATGTTCCCCAGCTATCGCATCGCAAATCTGCAAGGGCATCCTCTGGCTTGCGCACGCTCAGGCAAATCAGTAATCCTGTGCTTCCAGTTAGACCCACCGCACAGGGAGAGTCTCCGATTTTCCCACACAGAGCAACACAGTGTGCAGCTATCGCACGGAAATCACAGAACCTACTAACGCCGTGAAAGCACCGATCCTGCGCCATCAGTATGGGCCACTCTGCAACAGGGAGTGCCTTTATGGCACCTGGACCGGTTGGCTCCTAAGTACGGGACTCAGAGGAACAAACTCGACGGCTGCTCAAGGGAAGCATCTGCAACCATCTGCTGCGGTGCTGAGAAGTGAGTTCGATCAGACAGCCCCTTACAGGGCTCTGAAACCAAACTGGCTGGGAAACCCGGGGCATCCCGGGTCAGCCTGCCACCTCATCCTATGGGACGGCCACCTTTTGCCCAGGTTGACAAGCCTGTACAAATCTCATTTTCACATTTCTGGCAATCATAAATTCCCCCGGAAAATGGCATCACAAAACCAACTGCTGTCTACGTGCAGCCACAACAGCCAGCAGCAAGCTGCAGTCTGTAAACCTTTTGGAGATAAAATTCAAAATCCTAAGGAAAAAGATAAGGTTTTCTGTTCCGTAAAAATAAACTCTTATTTCACAAATAAACCAGCAGAGGGCATAGAAAGACTGCAGTGAAAACCCTCTGCTCCTTCACCGCAAGAGTGACACAAGCCAAAACGCTCTGCAGTGCCCCGTCCCTGTGTGTGCCCCTGAGACGAGCGGGGAGGATCTCTCTGCCAGCCATAAGCCTGAATCAAGTTTCTGGGTCCTAAAAACTCTGAACTGATGCCTGAAATCTGAAGTCAGATGCATATTTTGCAACCTTTCCTCTTGTCATTCCCAAAGGAGGTATCAAATCCCTCACAAACCCTATCCAAGGACACATCAGGTGGTTTGAAACCCCGATGGAAAAGCCAGAACCGCAAAGTAGTCTATGTGGTATCAAATCTTCCCTCCACCTAAGCATCATCTCAAGCTACTGGAAGTGGTCAAATACAACTTCTGGGGCTGACTCCCTGCAGCAGCATTCTCCCTGATGGGATGCTGTGGTGTTTTCAGAGGTGGGATGAGGATCATTCACTTCAGTGGGGACATggaaaatggaaacttttgtaGTTTGCAACTGTCCAAAATCTAGTAAAACCTCCATATCATCTTTCAGTTCATTTCTCATATATACCTCTCAAAATAAGGAAGGCACTTTCATTCCAGAGTTGCAGCAGTGTGAGTGGTGAAATCAGTAATTCATTTCCCATTGACAATCTATTTTGACCTTTACTGTTCTTTCAAATCCTCAAAATGTTTCTATCACCACTGTTTCACAAATTCCCAGAACAAACGACAATTTGGGATGGGGTCTGAAAGCAACTAGGCAGGGGGACAGTTTGAGAAGTAAGTGGTTTTCTACCTTTCTACAGCTGCTCTTAAAATGCTGCTGCAATGCTACTTCCTTCACAGCATTAAGATCAATTCCTGTTGAGCTGTTACTTGCCTGTAACATCACTCAGCTCCCGCCCAAAGACATTAaagttttaaaaggcaaaactaGGAAAGCAAGAAACAGGGGCATTAATTGCAGGAGAGTACAGCTAAACAGATTTGCTACACCGCTAGGACCAATGCACGGGTCCCCTAAATCCCACTCCAGCAATCTTTGTGCTACACCAGCCTCAGTCTCTTCTATCACCTCCCTTGGGCAGGGAGCCTCAGTAAGAACCAGCGCTTTTGTGCTTTTTGTGGGACAATATGTAggttgttttgaaaatatttgcctGAGCTATTTCCGCTCTACACTGCTAGCACACTTTAAAACTGCTGGAGCGCTCACTTACAGCAGCTGACCAAGCCAAGCCACCCCGTCCTGGCAGCACCTTCTCCCTACTTGTGGTTGAGCATTTCACTTGAAATACAAATCCTTCAATTAACGCAGAGCAGCCTGGAGTGGAGGCAGGAGGGCCAACAACTGTCCTGGGGAACAGGTGCCAGCAAAGAGCTGGATTTAGCGCTAAAACAATAACAGGCTGGAGTCTGCTGCTACTGTCACGCTCAGGCTGAAGTTATTCCTCTTGCATGTTTATTTTTGGTGAAACGTTTCCGAGTGCCGCTCCCTGATGAGAGATAGGCAAGCGAATCCCTCGGGTATCTCAGGCCATTTGTTACTGGAGCTGCTGGCGGACTCTCTAGGTCCGTTCCTATCCAAGAGTATCCCTTCTTTAGCCTCACTCTTGACTGCTCTAGGTTTGATGCTGCCGCCAGATCACTGTGCGTTTCTAAATCTCTAGTCCGAGTTTCTGGGTTGCAGAAGGTGTTTACAAACCAGGGCGGGCTGTACGCTTTCTCTTCCATCccgctgctgcttctgcctagtGAGGCAGCAGGCCTTCCGTGAAGCCGGAAGCCACGGCAGTCCGGAGGTCGTACTGCTATCGCCACACTCGACGGGAACTCGGGGGAGGTTTCCTGTCCAGTTATCTCAAGTACCATATTTAAGTTTCTTGGTAATGTTTCTAAGCTGCAACAGCTGAGCTGAGCATCTCCTGTTCACGCAGGTGACCTGGGAAATTGCTCAGATTTTGCCCTAAGAGCTCTGCGATTAGGCATGCAGCCATCGCCCTCAGCTAGCAGAGATGTGGCTGCTCTGGGAAAAGAGTGCCaatactttccttttcctttcgtGCCTCTGTTATCTTGCTCCTGCCCAGAATACTTTCAGTTTGGTCCCTGTGAAGGGATATCAAACCACAGCCCTTCTCATTCAAGCTCCTcctaaaaacatttcttctggaGACCACAAGAAGTGACTAACCGCTATTCACCCCACTTCGTAAGTGCCTGGAATTACACAGCgagctgtctttatttttttgtattacaCAAAACggagcagaaaaacaaatccaggAATAACTAACAATGGTACTGCCCATTTTAGCTGGGAGTcagaagttcagatttttttcccccggcATTTCTAATCTGCTGCCAATTTTCAAACACTTCCCCTCTTGGCTCAGAAGTTACAGTGACCCCTTTTCTAACAGGGAACGATGTCATCACCTCTGTAACATCTCTGGTCTCTCCAAGcccaaaaggaaaggagaaagtttCTTCACGAATTGACCCAATTCCCTACCTGGcaccttaaaacaaaaaaaaaaaagtcatcgtTTCAGCCTCAGCTAATCAGCAGGGACCCAAAAGAAAACAGCTGGGCTTCACGCTGGGTCCTACCATGGGTTGTCCACAAACCTGTACTGATTCTACAACTGGCATGGAGCGACGTGAGCCTTGGTAGACCCTTCCGTGGCTGAGCAGGGCGCAAAACTGCCTCTCCTGTGAGACACAAGGCTGGGCCGTGCTGACAAGTGACCTGGCACAGCTGATAGGACTGCTACCGCTCACGGATTTCTGCTCCACACACAGCGATATGTGCGCAGGTGCTACAGCAATGGGCTGAGAGTTAATGGGGGAGTCTGTCGGCTTCAGGAAGCCTTTTCTCATCCTGTATGTACGATTCCCTTATCCATGGGACTTCTGAGGTTTCCTAGCATTAAGCTGGACGATACAGATTTGTAATATCCAGAACCTAGTCCAAAATGCAATGTCCACTGAAATGTTTTGACAATTTTAAGGGCTTTGAAAGGCTTGCTTATAACAAACAGGAATGCACTGCCATAATTACAGCCACCACCACTGCCCACCTTTCACTTAGGGCTGGGTATTTAACACCCCAAAAGGCTATGTCATTTTGTGTAGAGGCAGATGCAAGGCAGCTCTGACCAGGCGCCCACTTGGTGTGTAGTCACATTAGGAAGGCATTTTGCTCACACTACGCACCCAGCCCCTTAGCAAGGCTTTCTGCTACAGGCTCAGCACCAAACTATAGAGGCCACACAACTTCTGACAGGTTTGGAGCAGGGAGAGAGCTCATTTAGATCTGCCAGAGAAATGTTCTGATGAGCTTTACAAGACATgggccaccttttttttttttcctgttcttgcacTGTGTGCCAGGACTCTGACTGGTATTCTAGATGCTGCGTTGTAACCAGCATCACCTAACAAAAATCAACGACCACCACCCCTACTACTTTTTCAGGTAAGAAAACACAAGGGCCATAGTGCAATTGCTGAATGCCATTTGTCCACAGCACACTTCAAAACTCTGAATTTGTCAAAAGCACTCTTCTTACAAGTTTCGACTTCAAATGAACTAaatgcagcaaggaaaaaaattaaaggtagcGCCTAGAAATACATACATTTCTGCTACAGCCCTCTTCTAGAGGCACTGATACAAACAAATGGCCAAAGGGTCGTAGGAGGAGCAGCTCTGAAGGTTTACACTAACAGGTCAGGGATATGCCAGTTAACTGACTCCTCTCAGGCTGATGTAAAAGCTGTGACTACTGCCATCATTCATATGACGGTCTACTTAACTGAAAATCCCAATGAGGAAtatataaaaatgctttcaagtgCAAACCATCTTCATAAGGTGCGTAACAGTATGGTCTTATTGAAAACATTACAGTAAAAGGTACTCATACCTTTCCGTTTTTGAGCCGTCCGGAGGAGACAATTCTAGAGACGTGCACTTGGAACGGACGGCACTCGTCGTTACAGTTAAACTGTTCCCCTCTGTCAGTTACCTCTACAGAGTTTTGTTCTACAAATGAAGTGGTTCCGCACTTTTTAATGTGGCAATCAGTCTGCTCTAAAACCTGTCCTTTAACTGTTGCACATTTTATAAAAGTCACTACAGAAAAGTCACCATCAGCAACTGGAGAACAGCCCAGGTCCGCAGCATCCAGATTATTCACAGGAAGATCTTGAGAACGTGGCAGGGCCCTGCCCACCACCTGTGTCTTCTCCAAAGTACTGCCCAAGTCCTGAATCCCCAGCTCACCTCTAGACAAGTCTTGCAAAGACAGCTCAGGATTTCTTAAGTCCTGCATATCCAGTTCTGTCTTTGAaagctcctgagccactgctggaGACGGACCTGTGTCTTTAGCAACCACTGGAGCACAAGCCATGTCCTCAGTATCAAGTTTAGTCAGGGTCATCTGTGGAAGGTGGATCACAGCCTCAGTCACTGCAGAAAAGTCACCATCAGCAGCTGGAGAACAGCCCAGGTCCGCAGCATCCAGATTATTCACAGGAAGATCTTGAGAATGTGGCAGGGCCCTGCCCACAACCTGTGTCTTCTCTGGAGTACTGCCAGTGTCCTGAATCCCCAGCTCACCTCTAGACAAGTCTTGCAAAGACAGCTCAGGATTTCTTAAGTCCTGCATATCCAGTTCTGTCTTTGAaagctcctgagccactgctggaGGCGGATCCCTGTCTTCAGTAACCACTGGAGCACAAGCCACGTCCTCAGTATCAAGTTTAGTCAGCGATGTCTGTGGAAGGTGGATCACACCCTCAGTCGCTGCAGAAAAGTCACCATCTGCAGCTGAAAAACAGCCCAGGTCCGCAGTATCCAGATTATTCACAGGAAGACCTTGAGAACGTGGCAGGTCCCTGCCTGTGACCTGTGTCTTCTCTGGAGTACTGCCCGAATCCTGAATCTGTTTAGTCAGAGTCGTCTGTGGGAAGTTGATCAGATCCTCAGAGGAGTCTTTAGTATTTAGCTCAGTGAGAGAGTCATCTGCGAGCTCTGGCAGGTGGGAGATGGATGGTTCTGGCTCAAAGGGAGAAAGTGATGTTTCATTAAATCTATCATTCTTGCTGCCCAGGGCAGAGGAGCCAACTGTCATTTTGCACTGCTGCATGGGCTCCTTCCCCACCAAACTCTCAAAGCTCAGATTGTCCCATGTGCCTGAATCTGGGGACTGCAGACACGCTCCCACCGTGCAGAAGGCCCTTGCACTCTCGTTCTCGATAACCAAGCCCTCTTTCTGGGAGGTAACATCCTGCCTCCAGCTTCGGAAACTCCGCTGAGGCCTTTTCTCATCAGGTGAAAATGCCCTTGAGGAGCCTCGCAGCCTCCGAGCTGCCTCGGCCACACTGCTGAAGAACTTCACAACACCCCCAAAGTGAGTGGCTTTGGTTGCACTGTTTGATTTTTTCCGCTGGCTGAGATTCTCCTCACATCTCGTATCAAAGTCAAAATAAGAAGTAGAATGATCAGTTATATTTTCTAAGTTCTGGAAATTGGTTTCAGCCCTTTGATCTGGAAGCTTTGAATTATCTTTGCTAGTTAATGAAATTCCTTTCAGATAGCTCCATACATCagagcttcttcctcttctgctctccGGTGGCAGCACAGTACACCTCTTTTGATTGTCCCCTTCTGTAATTGCAGGACtcttaaagttttcaaaattcaAAGACTCGCTCTTTCTAGCTGGTATTCTATGGCAGTTACTATCATTATCTTCACTGTGTAATCTGACACTAATATCCCTGAGACATTTACTTTCATTGGCATCAATTTCAGGAATGCTGATATTCAGCTCTATGTCTTCAAAAGAAGAATCCAAATCGTCAATGTACCCCGCATACGAGTGGCGGGAGGGCCTCCGACTGTCACCCAGTTTCTTAACCCTGTAGACAGCTCTTTGCCCGCTGGCATGATGGTCCTCCTCAGGGTCACAAGCAACCTGGACTCTGGATGCCCTCAAATCCACATTCTTAGGCATCCTGGAGGTTCTTCCCTTTTTTAACGGCCTTACCCTGTCCATGAAGgatggtttttttaattctgagacCTCAGAGGTAACTCCCAGTAGGATCATGGACTGGGGTCTTCCTTTATTCGTAGAGAGTCCTTTCCTTCGTCTAACAAAATTCCAGATCCGGTTGCCCTTGGTTGTCTTCTTATACCTGGGTGCTTCCTCCCGTTCATTCGGGATTGCATCGCTGGAGGTGCAGTGCTCAGCACCACAGACCTCCAACGCGTCAGTACTCCCTTCCTCCATGTTTGCTTGGAAAATCCTGTTTGCATATCCATTTGGAGCTATCACGGGACCGGTATGCTGACGGGCCGCTACAACTTCCATCGCCCTGGCTCACAAGCTGGTATCAGGGGTCACAGATGCATTGTCTTCAGATTGTTTTCTTCACAAGacttaaggaaaaaagaacaaaggaatgCAATTAGGAGCAGAAAGGTTTTTTAGAAGACATACTTGTTAAAGCATCACAGGTCAAATCTTATCCCAGTGGCAGTGGtggttttgccactgatttcagtgaggctGAAATTTTGCTCCCAAACCATagaaattttaaagcaatttaaatgaCTGAAGATTTAGTGACTGCAAATAAACTTCCTGCATTAATAAAGTTACCACAAAGTATACGCAGAATACCATAAATCACATCTTCATTTTGCAAATCGCTAGGACTCTAAATACGTCAGAGTACATGACAGAGGGGAAAAGAGGAAATTACAGTAAAACGTCCCTTCTGTCATCTTCACCAGTCCCATCTGCCAGGAACCAGCGATGCACTCCCGACGAGTTCAGTCTCTTCAGGCAGGCATTCAAAGAAAAGTCAGGATAAGCCTTTTCCTGGAACCAATGCAATTCTGAAATACTACAATATCAGAAAACTCATGGAATATCCAAGCCAGGTTTTTCCTGCTACAGCTATGGCACCAGTATGGGAATCCCTTGCTGGAACTGGACTGCTAAATGAAAGCTGCTTGGCCACCACTCAATGCTACACAAAACACATGTGTTCCCCTCAAGTGAGTTCCACCCTAAGTGAACAGGATTAAAACTACAAGTACTACCCCATATGCAGCAGCAATGGAAACCACTCCAAACCCTTTGTAGGAATACATTTGAACTCCTGCTCGTACAGATCCTAAGCTTCCCTTCCACTGGTGTACCTCTGCCCTGTCTCGCTGCTACAGCTTCCTAAGGTGGTCCTGGGTTTGCTGTCTGCCTTCGTGACATGCAGAACTACGTGCCAGGCACTAAACGGTGTTAAATTCCCTCAATTCCCAATCCTACTctcaggaggaagaaggaagcaagAGTAGGAACAAGAAGGGGtacagccccagagacacgggTTTGACAATGGAAAAGCTCTCCATTTTCCCCCAAGCAGAGGGAGAACAGGCAGTCACACGGCAGCGCTTTGACACAAAGGCATGAAGCTCACTCCCGCTCTCATCCATTTCACTCTTACTGCTCTATGAA includes these proteins:
- the ARHGEF9 gene encoding rho guanine nucleotide exchange factor 9 isoform X1, coding for MEVVAARQHTGPVIAPNGYANRIFQANMEEGSTDALEVCGAEHCTSSDAIPNEREEAPRYKKTTKGNRIWNFVRRRKGLSTNKGRPQSMILLGVTSEVSELKKPSFMDRVRPLKKGRTSRMPKNVDLRASRVQVACDPEEDHHASGQRAVYRVKKLGDSRRPSRHSYAGYIDDLDSSFEDIELNISIPEIDANESKCLRDISVRLHSEDNDSNCHRIPARKSESLNFENFKSPAITEGDNQKRCTVLPPESRRGRSSDVWSYLKGISLTSKDNSKLPDQRAETNFQNLENITDHSTSYFDFDTRCEENLSQRKKSNSATKATHFGGVVKFFSSVAEAARRLRGSSRAFSPDEKRPQRSFRSWRQDVTSQKEGLVIENESARAFCTVGACLQSPDSGTWDNLSFESLVGKEPMQQCKMTVGSSALGSKNDRFNETSLSPFEPEPSISHLPELADDSLTELNTKDSSEDLINFPQTTLTKQIQDSGSTPEKTQVTGRDLPRSQGLPVNNLDTADLGCFSAADGDFSAATEGVIHLPQTSLTKLDTEDVACAPVVTEDRDPPPAVAQELSKTELDMQDLRNPELSLQDLSRGELGIQDTGSTPEKTQVVGRALPHSQDLPVNNLDAADLGCSPAADGDFSAVTEAVIHLPQMTLTKLDTEDMACAPVVAKDTGPSPAVAQELSKTELDMQDLRNPELSLQDLSRGELGIQDLGSTLEKTQVVGRALPRSQDLPVNNLDAADLGCSPVADGDFSVVTFIKCATVKGQVLEQTDCHIKKCGTTSFVEQNSVEVTDRGEQFNCNDECRPFQVHVSRIVSSGRLKNGKPMSHPSQPSPQAPPFKVLVERCRSEPLSQSTPMGLDQVGGRMQHLLRRRAENEQASKTLKVRGNCRNGGRRWNLFKPGAEKLQISRLISGGSIVSAEAVWDHVTMANRELAFKAGDVIKVLDASNKDWWWGQIDDEEGWFPASFVRLWVNQEDGVEEGTSDVQNGHLDPSADCLCLGRTVQNRDQMRANVINEIMSTERHYIKHLKDICEGYLKQCRKRRDMFSDEQLKIIFGNIEDIYRFQMGFVRDLEKQYNNEDPHLSEIGPCFLEHQDGFWIYSEYCNNHLDACMELSKLMKDSRYQHFFEACRLLQQMIDIAIDGFLLTPVQKICKYPLQLAELLKYTAQDHSDYRYVAAALAVMRNVTLQINERKRRLENIDKIAQWQASVLDWEGDDILDRSSELIYTGEMSWIYQPYGRNQQRVFFLFDHQMVLCKKDLIRRDILYYKGRIDMDKYEVVDIEDGRDDDFNVSMKNAFKLHNKETEEMHLFFAKKLEEKLRWLRAFREERKMVKEDEKIGFEISENQKRQAAMTVKKVSKQKGVSYSKSVPPAYPPPQDPLNQGQYMVTDGISQSQVFEFTEPRRSQAPFWQNFSRYRAAREECLASPAAAVVSRYTKEIQSLWTRKRK
- the ARHGEF9 gene encoding rho guanine nucleotide exchange factor 9 isoform X7; its protein translation is MEVVAARQHTGPVIAPNGYANRIFQANMEEGSTDALEVCGAEHCTSSDAIPNEREEAPRYKKTTKGNRIWNFVRRRKGLSTNKGRPQSMILLGVTSEVSELKKPSFMDRVRPLKKGRTSRMPKNVDLRASRVQVACDPEEDHHASGQRAVYRVKKLGDSRRPSRHSYAGYIDDLDSSFEDIELNISIPEIDANESKCLRDISVRLHSEDNDSNCHRIPARKSESLNFENFKSPAITEGDNQKRCTVLPPESRRGRSSDVWSYLKGISLTSKDNSKLPDQRAETNFQNLENITDHSTSYFDFDTRCEENLSQRKKSNSATKATHFGGVVKFFSSVAEAARRLRGSSRAFSPDEKRPQRSFRSWRQDVTSQKEGLVIENESARAFCTVGACLQSPDSGTWDNLSFESLVGKEPMQQCKMTVGSSALGSKNDRFNETSLSPFEPEPSISHLPELADDSLTELNTKDSSEDLINFPQTTLTKQIQDSGSTPEKTQVTGRDLPRSQGLPVNNLDTADLGCFSAADGDFSAATEGVIHLPQTSLTKLDTEDVACAPVVTEDRDPPPAVAQELSKTELDMQDLRNPELSLQDLSRGELGIQDTGSTPEKTQVVGRALPHSQDLPVNNLDAADLGCSPAADGDFSAVTEAVIHLPQMTLTKLDTEDMACAPVVAKDTGPSPAVAQELSKTELDMQDLRNPELSLQDLSRGELGIQDLGSTLEKTQVVGRALPRSQDLPVNNLDAADLGCSPVADGDFSVVTFIKCATVKGQVLEQTDCHIKKCGTTSFVEQNSVEVTDRGEQFNCNDECRPFQVHVSRIVSSGRLKNGKPMSHPSQPSPQAPPFKVLVERCRSEPLSQSTPMGLDQVGGRMQHLLRRRAENEQASKTLKVRGNCRNGGRRWNLFKPGAEKLQISRLISGGSIVSAEAVWDHVTMANRELAFKAGDVIKVLDASNKDWWWGQIDDEEGWFPASFVRLWVNQEDGVEEGTSDVQNGHLDPSADCLCLGRTVQNRDQMRANVINEIMSTERHYIKHLKDICEGYLKQCRKRRDMFSDEQLKIIFGNIEDIYRFQMGFVRDLEKQYNNEDPHLSEIGPCFLEHQDGFWIYSEYCNNHLDACMELSKLMKDSRYQHFFEACRLLQQMIDIAIDGFLLTPVQKICKYPLQLAELLKYTAQDHSDYRYVAAALAVMRNVTLQINERKRRLENIDKIAQWQASVLDWEGDDILDRSSELIYTGEMSWIYQPYGRNQQRVFFLFDHQMVLCKKDLIRRDILYYKGRIDMDKYEVVDIEDGRDDDFNVSMKNAFKLHNKETEEMHLFFAKKLEEKLRWLRAFREERKMVKEDEKIGFEISENQKRQAAMTVKKVSKQKDTGQQERSAWPALLLRWFHAIQRKSRVFGPGKENRSKYNKYS
- the ARHGEF9 gene encoding rho guanine nucleotide exchange factor 9 isoform X2 produces the protein MEVVAARQHTGPVIAPNGYANRIFQANMEEGSTDALEVCGAEHCTSSDAIPNEREEAPRYKKTTKGNRIWNFVRRRKGLSTNKGRPQSMILLGVTSEVSELKKPSFMDRVRPLKKGRTSRMPKNVDLRASRVQVACDPEEDHHASGQRAVYRVKKLGDSRRPSRHSYAGYIDDLDSSFEDIELNISIPEIDANESKCLRDISVRLHSEDNDSNCHRIPARKSESLNFENFKSPAITEGDNQKRCTVLPPESRRGRSSDVWSYLKGISLTSKDNSKLPDQRAETNFQNLENITDHSTSYFDFDTRCEENLSQRKKSNSATKATHFGGVVKFFSSVAEAARRLRGSSRAFSPDEKRPQRSFRSWRQDVTSQKEGLVIENESARAFCTVGACLQSPDSGTWDNLSFESLVGKEPMQQCKMTVGSSALGSKNDRFNETSLSPFEPEPSISHLPELADDSLTELNTKDSSEDLINFPQTTLTKQIQDSGSTPEKTQVTGRDLPRSQGLPVNNLDTADLGCFSAADGDFSAATEGVIHLPQTSLTKLDTEDVACAPVVTEDRDPPPAVAQELSKTELDMQDLRNPELSLQDLSRGELGIQDTGSTPEKTQVVGRALPHSQDLPVNNLDAADLGCSPAADGDFSAVTEAVIHLPQMTLTKLDTEDMACAPVVAKDTGPSPAVAQELSKTELDMQDLRNPELSLQDLSRGELGIQDLGSTLEKTQVVGRALPRSQDLPVNNLDAADLGCSPVADGDFSVVTFIKCATVKGQVLEQTDCHIKKCGTTSFVEQNSVEVTDRGEQFNCNDECRPFQVHVSRIVSSGRLKNGKPMSHPSQPSPQAPPFKVLVERCRSEPLSQSTPMGLDQVGGRMQHLLRRRAENEQASKTLKVRGNCRNGGRRWNLFKPGAEKLQISRLISGGSIVSAEAVWDHVTMANRELAFKAGDVIKVLDASNKDWWWGQIDDEEGWFPASFVRLWVNQEDGVEEGTSDVQNGHLDPSADCLCLGRTVQNRDQMRANVINEIMSTERHYIKHLKDICEGYLKQCRKRRDMFSDEQLKIIFGNIEDIYRFQMGFVRDLEKQYNNEDPHLSEIGPCFLEHQDGFWIYSEYCNNHLDACMELSKLMKDSRYQHFFEACRLLQQMIDIAIDGFLLTPVQKICKYPLQLAELLKYTAQDHSDYRYVAAALAVMRNVTLQINERKRRLENIDKIAQWQASVLDWEGDDILDRSSELIYTGEMSWIYQPYGRNQQRVFFLFDHQMVLCKKDLIRRDILYYKGRIDMDKYEVVDIEDGRDDDFNVSMKNAFKLHNKETEEMHLFFAKKLEEKLRWLRAFREERKMVKEDEKIGFEISENQKRQAAMTVKKVSKQKGVSYSKSVPPAYPPPQDPLNQGQYMVTDGISQSQVFEFTEPRRSQAPFWQNFSRSVILIFWMCVRLLERKRGKKGSSLPRAIASLA